One region of Thermococcus sp. CX2 genomic DNA includes:
- a CDS encoding PP2C family serine/threonine-protein phosphatase, translating to MVTTEIDGRACGISHVGGRENNEDNMLLLKLPDAYLFAVADGLGGHNAGEVASKIAVETLKKVLKDGYKEGMSKEEVKALLEKAYRLAHDRINENAVGEREGMGTTLITAFVRGGKAIIANTGDSRAYLIRSGKIVERTKDHSIVQELLDNGTITEEDAKHHPMRNVITKSLGIDFGVDFYEWKLEKGDVLLLSSDGLHDYIEEDRIAEIASNGDPKDIAERLIGEALKATKDNVTVVVFREGGLDG from the coding sequence ATGGTTACTACCGAGATTGATGGGAGAGCCTGCGGTATCTCCCACGTTGGAGGACGAGAGAACAATGAGGACAATATGCTCCTCCTCAAACTCCCCGATGCTTATCTCTTCGCGGTAGCCGACGGCCTCGGCGGTCATAACGCTGGCGAGGTTGCTTCAAAAATCGCTGTTGAAACCCTAAAAAAGGTCCTTAAGGATGGATACAAAGAGGGAATGAGCAAGGAAGAAGTTAAAGCCCTTCTTGAGAAAGCTTACAGACTTGCCCACGACCGCATAAATGAGAATGCCGTTGGAGAAAGGGAGGGGATGGGAACCACTCTCATCACGGCCTTCGTTAGGGGCGGAAAGGCCATCATAGCGAACACGGGCGACAGCAGAGCTTATTTGATTAGAAGTGGCAAGATAGTAGAGAGAACTAAAGACCACTCCATCGTGCAGGAACTACTTGATAATGGAACAATTACGGAGGAAGACGCCAAACATCACCCAATGAGGAACGTTATAACGAAGTCTCTTGGCATTGATTTTGGCGTTGATTTCTACGAATGGAAGCTTGAGAAAGGTGATGTTCTATTGTTAAGCTCAGATGGACTGCATGATTACATTGAGGAGGATAGAATTGCGGAGATCGCATCAAATGGCGATCCGAAAGATATCGCAGAAAGGTTGATTGGAGAGGCGCTCAAAGCTACGAAGGACAATGTGACTGTTGTAGTGTTTCGAGAGGGTGGTTTAGATGGTTAG
- a CDS encoding heavy metal translocating P-type ATPase, producing the protein MEDFKKRFIVSAILTIPILLLSPLIQKFLGFTFTFTGDRYVLFALSTAVYFYGGKPFLTGMRDEFKKKTPGMMTLIALAITVAFFYSAAVTFGLPGKTFYWELATLIDIMLLGHYIEMRSVLGASRALEELIKLMPTDAHLITPEGIKDVPVSELKKGDVVLVKPGEKIPSDGIIIEGETSVNEAMLTGESKPVYKKPGDIVIGGSINLEGSIKVRIEKTGKETYLMQVVELVKQAQETRSRTQDLANRAAFWLTLIAITAGSATLGAWLYLGKPFVFALERMVTVMVITCPHALGLAVPLVVSVSTSISARKGILIRNREAFERAKDVQVVVFDKTGTLTEGKFEVTDIIPLDELSEEEILRYAAALESHSSHPIAQGIVEKAKEKEIELYDVKDFKAIPGKGAQGVINGREVLVVSPGFLKEKGLWREDERVKEVLEQGKTVVFLVIGGKLVGALALADKIRPESREAIKKLHEMGIKAYMLTGDNAKVAKWVAEELGLDGYFAEVLPHQKSEKVKELQEKGFIVAMVGDGINDAPALIQADVGIAIGAGTDVAIESADIILVKNDPRDVITAIHLARATYGKMVQNLAWATGYNTFAIPLAAGTLYNYGILLSPAVGALLMSLSTVIVAINAKFLKV; encoded by the coding sequence ATGGAGGACTTTAAGAAGAGATTTATAGTTTCTGCCATACTTACGATTCCGATACTGCTCCTATCTCCGCTGATTCAAAAGTTCCTTGGTTTTACATTCACGTTCACGGGCGATAGATACGTTCTCTTCGCGCTATCGACAGCGGTCTACTTCTACGGTGGAAAGCCGTTCCTAACAGGAATGAGAGATGAATTTAAGAAGAAAACCCCAGGAATGATGACGCTAATTGCTTTAGCAATCACGGTTGCCTTCTTCTACAGCGCCGCTGTAACCTTTGGATTACCCGGAAAGACCTTCTACTGGGAGCTTGCGACGCTTATTGACATCATGCTTTTGGGGCACTACATAGAGATGCGCTCTGTTCTCGGTGCTTCGAGGGCTTTAGAGGAGCTTATAAAGCTCATGCCAACTGATGCTCACCTAATAACTCCTGAGGGAATAAAAGACGTTCCAGTGAGCGAGCTCAAGAAGGGAGACGTGGTTTTAGTCAAGCCCGGCGAGAAGATACCCTCTGATGGCATCATAATTGAAGGCGAGACGAGCGTAAACGAAGCGATGCTCACTGGTGAGTCAAAGCCCGTCTATAAGAAACCAGGTGACATTGTTATTGGTGGCTCAATAAACTTAGAGGGCTCGATTAAAGTCAGGATCGAGAAGACTGGAAAAGAGACCTATTTGATGCAGGTGGTTGAGCTTGTGAAGCAGGCTCAAGAGACGAGGTCGAGAACTCAAGACTTAGCTAATAGAGCAGCGTTTTGGCTCACACTCATTGCAATAACCGCTGGAAGCGCAACTCTGGGAGCTTGGCTCTACTTAGGGAAGCCCTTTGTGTTCGCTCTCGAGAGAATGGTCACTGTGATGGTAATTACATGCCCCCACGCTTTGGGATTGGCTGTTCCTTTAGTGGTCTCAGTGTCAACGTCAATATCAGCGAGGAAGGGAATACTCATTAGGAATAGAGAAGCCTTTGAGAGGGCAAAGGATGTTCAGGTGGTTGTCTTTGACAAGACGGGAACACTAACGGAAGGAAAGTTTGAGGTAACGGACATAATTCCATTGGACGAGCTTAGCGAGGAGGAAATCTTGAGGTATGCGGCAGCACTGGAGAGCCACTCATCACACCCAATAGCGCAGGGGATAGTAGAAAAAGCAAAAGAAAAGGAGATTGAACTTTACGATGTTAAGGACTTCAAAGCAATCCCCGGAAAAGGTGCTCAAGGCGTTATCAATGGCAGAGAAGTGCTCGTTGTAAGCCCCGGGTTCTTGAAGGAGAAGGGTCTCTGGAGGGAGGATGAGCGCGTTAAGGAGGTCTTGGAGCAGGGCAAGACGGTGGTGTTCTTAGTCATCGGTGGAAAGCTGGTCGGTGCTTTAGCTTTAGCCGATAAGATAAGGCCAGAGTCGAGGGAAGCGATAAAGAAGCTCCACGAGATGGGAATTAAAGCTTACATGCTCACAGGAGACAACGCTAAAGTTGCAAAGTGGGTTGCCGAGGAGCTTGGCTTGGATGGCTACTTTGCAGAGGTCTTGCCCCACCAGAAGTCCGAGAAAGTTAAGGAGCTTCAAGAAAAAGGCTTCATTGTTGCAATGGTCGGAGACGGAATAAACGATGCTCCAGCACTAATCCAGGCGGACGTGGGTATAGCAATCGGAGCAGGAACCGATGTGGCAATAGAGAGTGCTGATATAATCCTAGTGAAGAACGACCCAAGAGATGTCATAACAGCGATACACCTTGCAAGGGCAACCTATGGGAAGATGGTGCAGAATTTGGCATGGGCAACTGGCTACAACACATTTGCAATTCCTCTGGCAGCGGGGACGCTTTACAACTATGGAATACTATTAAGTCCAGCGGTAGGTGCTTTGTTAATGAGCTTGAGCACGGTGATAGTCGCGATAAACGCGAAGTTTTTGAAAGTTTGA
- a CDS encoding SHOCT domain-containing protein → MMFENINAGRFLVHVGETEWGWHDMMGFGYFGIFGAIFMLLFWVAIIVGVVWFIKWIIEQSSSGTSKKSALEILDEKYARGEIDDEEYERRKRKLLEG, encoded by the coding sequence ATGATGTTCGAAAATATTAACGCTGGAAGATTTTTAGTCCATGTAGGAGAAACTGAATGGGGGTGGCACGACATGATGGGATTTGGCTACTTTGGAATCTTTGGAGCAATATTCATGCTCCTGTTTTGGGTTGCGATAATAGTCGGTGTAGTGTGGTTCATTAAGTGGATAATCGAGCAGAGCTCGAGTGGGACATCAAAAAAGAGCGCACTTGAGATACTTGATGAGAAGTACGCAAGGGGAGAAATAGACGACGAAGAATACGAGAGAAGAAAGAGGAAGCTTCTAGAAGGTTAG
- a CDS encoding class I SAM-dependent methyltransferase, translated as MIPSISEVKEFLKKLGFDESSANELIEQIEYFEGEAPRRDDIVRDYLREECIETIVDDIVEEILKLNKESIKLLDVAAGSGFFTERVKRKLEERGVKADVYALDITPSMLKRLNEKGIAPIWGVAEKIRESIEIANEHYGINAPKEFDVVLSTLAFHHFLKPEKVLESMKSALKDNGIVIIVDVLKHEHEELKETLKDTHLGFSLEEIKEMGSKIFKEVKASYMDVYCEVGDAIVGLYKAVFA; from the coding sequence ATGATACCAAGCATCAGTGAGGTTAAAGAATTCTTGAAAAAGCTCGGCTTCGATGAGAGCTCAGCTAATGAGCTTATAGAGCAGATAGAGTACTTTGAAGGAGAAGCACCCCGGAGAGACGATATTGTGAGGGACTACCTTAGGGAGGAGTGCATAGAGACAATAGTTGACGACATAGTTGAAGAAATCCTAAAGCTAAACAAGGAAAGCATTAAGCTCTTAGACGTTGCAGCTGGCTCAGGGTTTTTCACAGAAAGGGTCAAGAGGAAGCTTGAGGAGAGAGGAGTCAAAGCAGATGTGTATGCTTTAGATATAACCCCAAGCATGCTGAAAAGGCTTAATGAAAAAGGGATAGCACCCATTTGGGGAGTTGCCGAGAAAATTAGGGAATCCATTGAGATTGCCAACGAGCACTACGGCATAAATGCTCCAAAAGAATTCGACGTCGTGCTCTCCACCCTGGCGTTCCACCACTTTTTAAAGCCGGAGAAAGTCTTGGAGAGCATGAAAAGTGCTCTAAAGGACAATGGTATAGTAATAATAGTCGACGTCCTCAAACACGAACATGAGGAGCTCAAAGAAACTTTGAAGGACACTCACCTTGGATTTTCACTGGAAGAAATAAAAGAGATGGGCTCAAAGATATTCAAGGAAGTGAAAGCCAGCTATATGGATGTGTACTGTGAAGTCGGCGACGCGATAGTCGGATTATACAAAGCGGTGTTTGCTTAA
- a CDS encoding cystathionine gamma-synthase: MRFSTKAIHVGEDPREMQHGDVVSPIHLSTTFAKKSVREVEEGYVYSRSGNPTRDNLEKKLAALENAKYGLAFSSGLAAESTILLALLKKGDHVVAFDDLYGGTKRLFNKVMERFGIEFTYVDAREPENVRSAIQENTKMIWLETPTNPLLKLADIKAISEIAHEKDLIVVVDNTFASPYFQNPLDLGADIVLHSVTKYLGGHSDVVGGAVMVNDDEIYEKLKFHQNAVGAILSPFDSWLVMRGIKTLAVRMERHEKNAMRIAKYLEEHPLVERVYYPGLPSHPQHELARRQMRGFGGMLSFELKGGLKEAVKFVESLEIFALAESLGGVESLIELPALMTHASLPKEEREKVGIKDSLIRVSVGIEDVEDLIEDLEKGFRGIKQ; this comes from the coding sequence ATGAGGTTTTCAACTAAAGCTATCCATGTTGGTGAAGATCCAAGGGAGATGCAGCATGGGGATGTAGTTTCCCCAATCCACCTCTCAACTACTTTCGCAAAGAAGAGCGTAAGGGAAGTTGAGGAAGGCTATGTTTACTCAAGGAGCGGCAATCCCACGAGGGATAACCTTGAGAAAAAATTAGCAGCACTTGAAAACGCTAAGTATGGGTTGGCTTTTTCCTCGGGATTAGCGGCTGAATCCACAATACTCCTAGCCTTACTAAAGAAAGGAGATCATGTCGTAGCTTTCGACGACCTCTACGGAGGCACCAAGAGGCTGTTCAACAAGGTTATGGAGCGCTTTGGGATTGAGTTTACTTACGTAGATGCAAGAGAGCCCGAGAACGTTAGAAGTGCAATACAAGAGAACACAAAGATGATTTGGCTCGAAACTCCCACAAATCCCCTCTTAAAGCTCGCTGACATCAAGGCGATATCTGAGATTGCTCATGAGAAGGATTTAATCGTGGTTGTGGACAACACATTTGCGAGTCCCTACTTCCAAAATCCCCTTGACTTAGGTGCTGACATAGTTCTCCACAGCGTTACTAAATACCTAGGTGGCCACTCCGACGTTGTCGGAGGAGCCGTGATGGTAAATGACGATGAGATTTATGAGAAGCTAAAGTTCCATCAAAACGCAGTCGGTGCAATTTTGTCGCCCTTTGACTCCTGGCTCGTTATGAGAGGCATTAAAACGCTCGCTGTTAGGATGGAGAGGCACGAGAAGAACGCTATGAGGATTGCGAAGTATTTGGAAGAGCACCCATTGGTTGAGAGGGTTTACTATCCAGGCTTGCCTTCGCATCCACAGCACGAGCTCGCAAGGAGGCAAATGCGCGGCTTTGGGGGAATGCTCTCATTTGAGCTTAAAGGAGGATTGAAAGAGGCCGTGAAATTCGTCGAGAGCTTGGAGATTTTTGCACTGGCTGAAAGCTTGGGAGGAGTGGAATCACTAATTGAGCTCCCGGCTTTGATGACCCATGCCTCTCTTCCAAAGGAGGAAAGGGAGAAAGTTGGCATAAAAGACTCCCTTATCAGAGTTTCAGTTGGAATAGAAGACGTTGAGGACTTGATTGAAGACTTGGAGAAAGGCTTCAGGGGGATAAAGCAATGA